A stretch of Paraburkholderia phenazinium DNA encodes these proteins:
- a CDS encoding c-type heme family protein produces the protein MKISLAIKFNLVFIAIFAIGLTAIGLVADRVLQQQALEETRHDADVLLSAAGAVQNYTAQHITPLLATQIQYSFVPESVPAYSAIEMLNTLQSAFPNFSYRSTMVNPTNPRDRPTDWETEVINHLHDHPELKEITGQRRTPGGDQLLFLAHPSSITDSSCMQCHSTPSAAPRTMFDKYGPANGFGWTMNEVIGAEFVSVPMSESIARGHAVWRSLMVSLSAVFAVVLVVLNLMVHFLVTRRLQMLSRAADEVSLGKLGDVALPAGGRDEIASLAVSFGRMRTSLIAAFEILEEGQR, from the coding sequence ATGAAGATCTCGCTCGCCATCAAGTTCAATCTCGTGTTTATCGCGATCTTCGCGATCGGGCTCACGGCTATCGGTCTCGTCGCCGATCGGGTTTTGCAACAGCAGGCGCTGGAGGAAACACGTCACGATGCCGATGTGCTGTTGAGCGCCGCCGGCGCCGTGCAAAACTACACCGCCCAGCACATCACGCCATTGCTCGCAACGCAGATCCAGTATTCATTCGTGCCAGAATCGGTGCCGGCGTACTCTGCAATCGAGATGTTGAATACGCTGCAAAGCGCGTTTCCAAACTTTTCGTACCGCTCGACCATGGTCAACCCGACCAATCCGCGCGACCGGCCCACTGACTGGGAAACCGAGGTGATCAACCACCTTCACGACCATCCCGAACTGAAGGAAATCACGGGGCAACGCCGCACGCCTGGGGGCGATCAGTTGCTGTTCCTCGCGCACCCCAGCAGCATCACCGATTCAAGCTGCATGCAATGCCACAGCACGCCCTCCGCGGCCCCGCGCACGATGTTCGACAAATATGGTCCGGCGAACGGCTTCGGCTGGACCATGAACGAGGTCATTGGCGCGGAGTTCGTCTCAGTACCGATGTCGGAGTCGATCGCTCGCGGTCACGCGGTGTGGCGCAGCCTGATGGTGTCATTGAGTGCGGTGTTCGCAGTTGTGCTCGTCGTGCTCAACCTCATGGTGCACTTTCTGGTGACTCGCCGTCTGCAGATGCTGTCACGCGCGGCCGACGAAGTGAGTCTTGGCAAGTTAGGAGACGTTGCGTTGCCGGCAGGCGGGCGCGATGAAATCGCATCGTTGGCCGTTTCGTTCGGACGGATGCGCACGAGCCTCATTGCAGCCTTTGAGATTCTCGAGGAAGGTCAACGGTAA
- a CDS encoding SDR family oxidoreductase — MQISGNTILITGGGSGIGRALAEAFHRRGNKVIVAGRRQSALDAVREANPGIETATLDLTDPQDIARFAAQIARDYPTLNALLNNAGIMQPEDWRAADVNTSIAEATIATNLLAPIRLTAALLPLLRKQAKSTVLTVSSGLAFLPLAITPTYSATKAAIHSFSESLRYQFKGTNVDVVEIAPPYVQTELMGEQQASDPNAMPLTEYIDEVMSILESQPDAHEVLVKRVLPLRFAAEQGRERYAKQFAGLNDHFAGS, encoded by the coding sequence ATGCAAATTAGCGGAAACACGATTCTGATCACCGGCGGCGGTTCGGGCATTGGGCGCGCGCTCGCGGAAGCATTTCATCGCCGTGGCAACAAGGTCATCGTCGCGGGGCGCCGCCAGTCCGCACTCGATGCTGTGCGCGAGGCCAATCCAGGCATCGAGACAGCCACGCTGGACCTCACGGATCCGCAAGACATTGCCCGCTTCGCGGCGCAGATCGCTCGCGACTATCCCACGCTGAACGCGCTCCTCAACAATGCTGGCATCATGCAGCCTGAAGACTGGCGTGCGGCCGATGTGAATACGAGTATCGCCGAGGCGACGATCGCCACGAACCTGCTCGCCCCTATTCGTCTCACTGCTGCATTGTTGCCACTGCTGCGTAAACAGGCGAAGTCGACGGTGCTGACCGTGTCGTCGGGACTGGCATTCCTGCCGCTCGCCATCACGCCGACGTACAGCGCCACCAAGGCAGCAATCCACTCGTTTAGCGAGTCGCTGCGCTATCAGTTTAAGGGCACGAATGTGGATGTTGTCGAAATCGCGCCGCCTTACGTGCAGACCGAACTGATGGGTGAGCAACAGGCCAGCGACCCCAACGCGATGCCGCTTACGGAGTATATTGACGAAGTCATGTCGATTCTGGAGTCGCAGCCTGACGCGCACGAAGTGCTGGTCAAGCGTGTGCTCCCGCTGCGCTTTGCGGCCGAGCAGGGACGTGAACGTTATGCAAAACAGTTTGCCGGCTTGAACGATCACTTCGCTGGCAGCTAG
- a CDS encoding acetyl/propionyl/methylcrotonyl-CoA carboxylase subunit alpha, translating to MFNKILIANRGEIACRVAATCKRLGIASVAVYSDADANAKHVAACDEAVHIGGATAAESYLRYERIIAAALATGAQAVHPGYGFLSENEDFAQACAAAGIAFIGPPVEAIAAMGSKAAAKALMHAAAVPLVPGYHGDDQDAKLLQREADAIGYPVLLKASAGGGGKGMRVVERSEDFAAALASCKREAASSFGNDRVLIEKYLTRPRHVEVQVFADQQGGTVYLFDRDCSVQRRHQKVLEEAPAPGLAAELRRAMGEAAVAAARAVNYVGAGTVEFIMTGASDFYFMEMNTRLQVEHPVTEMVTGLDLVEWQLRVASGEPLPLTQTQLKLDGHAIEARIYAEHPARGFLPSTGTLKHLRMPEGVEFAIGSPGVPGSRAAVRIDSGVREGDTITPYYDPMIAKLIVHGATRAEALARMSRALRACEVVGPHTNVEFLQRIVTSEPFSSGDLDTGLIERHHAALFAPVQKPFREAVALASAALLTREGGTAHGASPWDALSHWRLNSGYTQTLAWRDVENESAFAVTFARDGGVQTLEHDGQRDGFTWWRGTGAHEFGATIGDSHVTGRVFVDGDVFHVFCLGEALAFEWQNLLAHAADAEHGEGRLTAPMPGKVIAVLVEPGAVVEKGTPLIVMEAMKMEHTIGAPAAGTVSEVLYAVGDQVADGAQLLVLDVG from the coding sequence ATGTTCAACAAGATTCTGATCGCTAACCGCGGCGAGATTGCCTGCCGGGTCGCCGCAACCTGCAAGCGTCTCGGCATCGCGAGCGTAGCGGTGTATTCCGATGCGGACGCCAACGCGAAGCATGTCGCGGCGTGCGATGAGGCGGTGCACATCGGCGGCGCGACTGCGGCGGAGAGCTATCTGCGCTACGAACGCATCATCGCGGCGGCGCTCGCAACCGGCGCACAGGCGGTGCATCCAGGCTACGGTTTCCTGTCGGAAAACGAAGACTTCGCCCAGGCGTGCGCAGCCGCAGGCATTGCGTTCATCGGACCGCCCGTCGAAGCGATTGCGGCAATGGGCTCGAAAGCGGCTGCCAAAGCGTTGATGCATGCTGCTGCCGTGCCGCTGGTGCCGGGCTACCATGGCGACGATCAGGATGCCAAACTGCTGCAACGTGAAGCAGATGCGATCGGCTATCCGGTGCTGCTCAAAGCGAGCGCAGGTGGTGGCGGCAAAGGCATGCGCGTGGTCGAGCGCAGCGAAGACTTCGCGGCGGCGCTTGCATCGTGCAAGCGCGAAGCCGCAAGCAGCTTTGGCAATGATCGTGTGCTGATCGAAAAGTATCTGACGCGGCCGCGCCATGTCGAAGTGCAGGTGTTCGCCGATCAGCAGGGCGGCACCGTATATCTGTTCGACCGCGATTGTTCGGTGCAGCGTCGCCATCAGAAGGTGTTGGAAGAAGCCCCAGCGCCGGGCCTTGCCGCCGAGTTGCGGCGTGCGATGGGCGAAGCGGCGGTCGCGGCGGCGCGTGCGGTGAATTATGTCGGCGCCGGCACGGTTGAATTCATCATGACCGGTGCGAGCGACTTCTACTTCATGGAGATGAATACGCGCCTGCAGGTCGAGCACCCGGTCACCGAAATGGTAACGGGCCTCGATCTGGTGGAATGGCAATTGCGCGTAGCGTCAGGCGAGCCGTTGCCGCTGACACAAACGCAACTGAAACTCGATGGTCACGCCATCGAAGCGCGTATCTACGCCGAGCATCCGGCACGCGGCTTCCTGCCGTCGACGGGCACGCTCAAGCATCTGCGCATGCCTGAAGGCGTGGAGTTTGCGATCGGTTCGCCGGGGGTACCCGGTTCGCGCGCTGCGGTGCGGATTGATAGCGGCGTGCGCGAAGGCGACACGATCACGCCGTACTACGATCCGATGATTGCGAAGCTGATCGTCCACGGTGCGACGCGTGCCGAGGCGCTGGCGCGGATGAGCCGGGCGTTGCGCGCTTGCGAGGTGGTGGGGCCGCATACCAATGTCGAGTTTTTGCAGCGTATCGTCACGAGCGAGCCGTTTTCCAGTGGCGATCTCGATACCGGCCTGATCGAGCGGCATCACGCTGCGTTGTTTGCGCCGGTGCAAAAGCCATTTCGCGAAGCCGTGGCGCTGGCCAGTGCAGCTTTGCTAACGCGTGAAGGCGGTACGGCCCATGGCGCATCGCCGTGGGATGCGCTGTCGCATTGGCGGTTAAATAGTGGCTATACGCAGACCCTCGCATGGCGCGACGTCGAAAACGAAAGCGCCTTTGCGGTGACGTTTGCTCGCGATGGCGGCGTGCAGACACTGGAACATGATGGTCAGCGCGACGGCTTTACGTGGTGGCGCGGAACAGGTGCACATGAGTTCGGCGCGACGATCGGCGACTCGCACGTCACCGGGCGCGTCTTCGTGGATGGCGACGTGTTCCATGTGTTCTGTCTGGGCGAGGCGTTGGCTTTCGAATGGCAAAACCTGCTCGCGCACGCGGCCGATGCCGAACATGGCGAAGGGCGCCTCACCGCGCCGATGCCCGGCAAGGTGATCGCGGTTCTTGTCGAACCGGGTGCGGTTGTCGAGAAAGGTACGCCGCTGATCGTCATGGAAGCCATGAAGATGGAGCACACCATCGGAGCGCCGGCGGCCGGCACGGTATCGGAGGTGCTGTACGCGGTGGGCGATCAGGTAGCGGACGGTGCGCAGTTGCTGGTGCTGGATGTCGGTTGA
- a CDS encoding winged helix-turn-helix transcriptional regulator, with the protein MANGKKENRRVVFKSTTGHSSSAELDALVLDVLGRVADKWTMCVLEVLNQNGVVRFTRVGELVGSISQRMLTKTLRQMEADGLVLRTVHPEVPPRVEYSLTELGTSLCAAFCEVWQWAERHEPELRELRKKREPS; encoded by the coding sequence ATGGCGAACGGCAAAAAAGAAAATCGACGGGTCGTATTCAAATCGACGACCGGGCACTCGTCCTCAGCGGAACTCGATGCACTTGTGCTCGACGTGCTCGGCCGCGTCGCGGACAAATGGACGATGTGCGTCCTTGAGGTGCTCAATCAGAACGGCGTAGTGCGCTTTACGCGCGTCGGCGAACTGGTCGGCTCGATCAGCCAAAGAATGTTGACGAAGACGTTGCGGCAAATGGAGGCCGACGGACTCGTGTTGCGTACCGTGCATCCGGAGGTTCCCCCACGCGTCGAATACTCGTTGACTGAACTGGGAACGAGCCTGTGCGCAGCATTCTGCGAAGTGTGGCAATGGGCCGAAAGACACGAACCGGAACTACGCGAATTGCGCAAGAAAAGAGAACCCTCATGA
- the tssC gene encoding type VI secretion system contractile sheath large subunit — translation MESQNQIEQGVQGALTEVSEFSALLSKEFKPKNERAREEVEAAVRTLAEHVLQDSNVVSDDLTQTINAYVAEIDRKLSEQLNQILHDAGFQQLEGAWRGLHHLVTNTETDPLLKIRVMNVSKKELAKNLKRFKGVAWDQSPVFKRIYEEEYGQLGGEPYGCLIGDYYFDHGPQDVELLRGIAQVEAAAHAPFISAAGSSLLGMENWNELANPRDLSMIFTTPDYAAWRSLRETDDARYLALTMPRTLARLPYGAKTDPVEEFDFEEDTEGADSSKYTWQNAAYAMAVNINRSFKYYGWCTRIRGVESGGAVENLPVHTFPSDDGGVDMKCPTEIAITDRRSAELDKMGLMPLVHRKNTDIAAFIGAQSVAKPEEYDDPSATANSNLSARLPYMFACCRFAHYLKCIVRDKIGSFSTREQMESWLSNWVMNYVDGDPKNSSEETKARKPLAAAEVVVEEVEGNPGYYTSKFFLKPHYQLEGLTVSLRLVSRLPSAQAA, via the coding sequence ATGGAAAGCCAGAACCAGATCGAGCAAGGTGTACAGGGCGCCCTCACCGAGGTCAGCGAATTCTCGGCACTGCTGAGCAAGGAATTCAAGCCCAAGAATGAGCGCGCGAGGGAAGAGGTCGAAGCTGCGGTACGCACGCTGGCTGAGCACGTGCTTCAGGATTCCAACGTCGTATCCGACGATTTGACGCAGACTATCAATGCGTACGTCGCCGAAATCGATCGCAAGCTCAGCGAGCAGTTGAACCAGATTCTGCACGACGCAGGGTTTCAGCAACTGGAAGGCGCGTGGCGCGGGCTGCATCATCTCGTCACCAACACAGAAACGGATCCGCTGCTGAAGATCCGGGTGATGAACGTGTCGAAGAAAGAGCTTGCCAAAAATCTCAAACGCTTCAAGGGCGTCGCTTGGGACCAGAGTCCTGTTTTCAAGCGCATTTACGAAGAGGAATACGGCCAGTTAGGCGGCGAGCCGTATGGCTGTCTGATCGGCGACTACTATTTCGACCACGGTCCGCAGGACGTGGAGTTGCTGCGCGGCATCGCGCAGGTCGAGGCGGCAGCGCATGCCCCGTTTATATCGGCGGCCGGCTCTTCTTTGCTGGGTATGGAGAACTGGAACGAACTCGCCAACCCGCGTGACCTGTCGATGATTTTCACGACGCCCGACTACGCCGCCTGGCGTTCACTGCGGGAAACGGACGATGCGCGTTATCTCGCGCTGACGATGCCCCGTACCCTGGCTCGCTTGCCATATGGTGCGAAGACCGATCCGGTCGAAGAATTCGATTTCGAAGAAGACACGGAAGGCGCGGATTCGTCGAAGTACACATGGCAGAACGCAGCATATGCGATGGCGGTGAACATTAACCGCTCGTTCAAATACTACGGATGGTGCACGCGGATTCGCGGCGTCGAGTCGGGTGGTGCAGTCGAGAACCTGCCGGTTCATACCTTCCCCAGTGACGATGGCGGCGTGGACATGAAGTGTCCCACGGAGATCGCGATTACCGATCGACGCTCGGCAGAACTCGACAAGATGGGCCTGATGCCGCTCGTGCACCGCAAGAACACGGACATCGCGGCGTTCATCGGAGCGCAATCGGTCGCGAAGCCGGAAGAGTACGACGATCCCTCGGCCACGGCCAACTCGAATCTTTCGGCCCGCTTGCCCTACATGTTTGCCTGCTGCCGTTTCGCGCATTACCTGAAGTGCATTGTGCGCGACAAGATCGGCTCGTTCAGCACGCGGGAGCAGATGGAAAGCTGGCTTTCCAACTGGGTCATGAACTACGTGGATGGCGACCCCAAGAACTCCAGTGAAGAGACGAAGGCCCGCAAGCCGCTCGCTGCCGCGGAAGTCGTGGTGGAAGAAGTGGAGGGCAACCCCGGCTATTACACCTCGAAGTTCTTCCTCAAGCCGCACTACCAGCTCGAAGGGTTGACCGTTTCACTGCGCCTCGTCTCGCGCTTGCCGTCTGCGCAGGCGGCCTGA
- a CDS encoding carboxymuconolactone decarboxylase family protein: MAKFPVYTLESAPEQSKPSLQALAQAFGMVPNIAGAIAGSPKLINGLVGVFQQVHTGSFTEAQIQTLLLTNAVTNGSTWAVAFHTFLALKEGLHEADVQAIRTRGLPQDSKLAALSRLARTLIEKRGRLDDRDVASFTAAGFDQSLVLEVILVVAASTITNYAGSVANPPLEEMFGEYAWTA; the protein is encoded by the coding sequence ATGGCTAAGTTTCCCGTTTATACGCTTGAATCCGCACCCGAACAATCGAAGCCGTCGTTGCAGGCACTCGCGCAAGCGTTTGGCATGGTGCCCAATATTGCCGGCGCGATCGCCGGATCGCCGAAGCTGATCAACGGTCTGGTCGGCGTGTTCCAGCAGGTTCATACCGGCAGCTTTACGGAAGCACAGATCCAGACGCTTCTGCTGACGAATGCCGTCACGAACGGCTCCACCTGGGCGGTCGCTTTCCATACGTTCCTGGCACTCAAGGAAGGCCTTCATGAAGCAGACGTCCAGGCGATCCGTACGCGCGGCTTGCCGCAGGACAGCAAGCTCGCCGCGCTTTCGCGTCTTGCACGTACTTTGATCGAAAAGCGTGGTCGTCTCGACGATCGCGATGTCGCCTCGTTCACGGCTGCCGGATTCGACCAGTCTCTGGTGCTCGAAGTCATCCTGGTCGTGGCCGCATCGACCATCACCAACTATGCCGGCAGCGTCGCCAATCCTCCGCTGGAGGAAATGTTCGGCGAATACGCCTGGACTGCCTGA
- a CDS encoding GNAT family N-acetyltransferase has protein sequence MRSDIAVVQIERFSQSWESDVWSLISQVWAEFGIHDDPRAESDLGDLAHAYQEGASGFWIAISDSRVVGTASLKDLGDGLIAMKRFYVLKEFRGTTIGTAQRLLDHLVQHARQGGATTLCLGTIELTVAAQRFYEKNGFQRVPRSELPTERFAAEIDTLFYKLPLA, from the coding sequence ATGAGATCAGACATCGCCGTTGTTCAGATCGAACGATTCTCCCAGTCCTGGGAGAGTGATGTCTGGTCGCTCATTTCGCAAGTCTGGGCGGAATTCGGCATTCACGACGACCCACGCGCGGAGAGTGATCTTGGCGATCTGGCTCACGCTTATCAAGAGGGTGCCAGCGGGTTCTGGATTGCGATCAGCGACAGCCGGGTGGTCGGTACCGCTTCCTTGAAAGACCTCGGCGACGGGTTGATTGCCATGAAAAGGTTCTATGTCCTCAAGGAATTCCGCGGCACCACGATAGGCACGGCGCAACGTCTTCTGGACCATCTCGTGCAACATGCTCGTCAGGGTGGCGCAACAACTCTATGCCTCGGTACCATCGAACTAACCGTCGCTGCGCAGCGGTTTTACGAAAAAAATGGTTTCCAGAGAGTGCCACGTAGTGAGCTTCCCACTGAGCGGTTTGCGGCCGAGATCGATACGCTCTTTTATAAGTTGCCTCTGGCGTGA
- the tssB gene encoding type VI secretion system contractile sheath small subunit: MSTRQNSQKFIGRNRAPRVQIEYDVELYGAQKKVQLPFVMGVMSDLSGANAAELPAIEARKALEFDVSNFDSRMQSMKPRVSLSVPNTLTGEGHLAVDMTFESMDDFSPAEVARKVEPLRKLLEARTQLANLGTYLDGKSGAEKLIAQAIKDPALLQALGAVPKAADESGKE; the protein is encoded by the coding sequence ATGTCAACGAGACAGAACAGTCAGAAATTTATTGGGCGCAACCGGGCGCCGCGCGTGCAGATCGAGTACGACGTCGAACTGTATGGGGCGCAGAAGAAGGTACAGCTCCCGTTCGTGATGGGCGTGATGTCGGATTTGTCCGGTGCCAATGCCGCCGAACTTCCCGCGATTGAAGCACGCAAGGCGCTCGAGTTCGATGTCAGCAACTTCGATAGCCGCATGCAGTCGATGAAGCCGCGGGTGAGCCTGAGTGTGCCCAACACGTTGACGGGCGAAGGCCACCTCGCAGTCGACATGACCTTCGAAAGCATGGATGACTTCTCGCCTGCCGAGGTGGCGCGCAAGGTCGAACCGCTCAGGAAGTTGCTCGAGGCGCGCACGCAGCTAGCCAATCTGGGCACGTATCTCGACGGCAAGTCGGGCGCAGAAAAGCTGATTGCCCAGGCGATCAAGGATCCGGCACTGCTGCAGGCACTGGGCGCGGTACCGAAAGCCGCTGATGAATCCGGGAAGGAGTGA
- a CDS encoding serine/threonine-protein kinase, giving the protein MDHEDTSRTASLPRQIGRYQVERVLGRGAMGTVYLATDPHIQRQVALKTIRSALLDDTGTGDDRPSGSELTERFLNEARAAGRLVHPHIVSVFDYGETHGVAFIALEYVPGETLAQRLARRVRSGSAIPVLEALSWFAQLLDALSYAHELGVIHRDIKPANLLITPRGDCKVTDFGIAQLDTGRLTQAGMMIGTPSYMSPEQYAGGNIDARSDLFSAGVVLYEMLTGKCPFSGTSAAMMHQVINEMPPPPSSHVADLPAELDAMMMKAIAKRPEQRFATALSWRNALLVLHDTLKDRLDPDHTVIAAKLPRKALEPLPVAASGLSGSFLATLEERLASHVGPIASLLVRRAASQATDSRALAAQLARHLPDEAARREWGTMLKQHLLESGQGSSFQVVSETLAFESAHAATATLDPAHIEAATRQLAVHVGPIARIVAGRAARGADAATFHARLADALPSSVDREAFLRALGESAT; this is encoded by the coding sequence ATGGACCACGAAGATACTTCGCGCACGGCCAGCTTGCCACGGCAGATAGGCCGCTATCAGGTCGAACGGGTGCTCGGCCGCGGCGCAATGGGCACGGTATATCTCGCCACCGATCCGCATATCCAGCGGCAGGTGGCGTTGAAAACCATTCGCTCTGCACTGCTTGACGACACAGGAACCGGCGACGATCGGCCTTCCGGCAGCGAATTGACCGAACGCTTTCTCAACGAAGCGCGCGCCGCCGGGCGTCTCGTGCATCCGCACATCGTCAGCGTATTCGACTACGGGGAGACCCATGGCGTCGCATTCATTGCGCTGGAATACGTGCCCGGCGAAACGCTCGCGCAACGTCTCGCCCGGCGTGTCCGCAGCGGGAGTGCAATACCGGTGCTCGAGGCGCTGAGCTGGTTTGCGCAACTGCTGGATGCGCTCTCATATGCCCATGAGCTTGGGGTCATCCATCGTGACATCAAGCCCGCCAATCTTCTGATTACGCCGCGCGGCGACTGCAAGGTGACGGATTTCGGCATCGCCCAACTCGATACCGGGCGTCTGACCCAGGCAGGCATGATGATCGGCACGCCGAGCTACATGTCGCCTGAACAGTATGCGGGCGGGAATATCGACGCGCGTAGCGATCTCTTCTCCGCCGGCGTCGTTCTCTACGAAATGTTGACGGGTAAGTGCCCATTCAGCGGAACGTCAGCGGCAATGATGCACCAGGTCATCAACGAGATGCCACCGCCCCCGTCCAGCCACGTGGCTGATCTTCCTGCTGAACTCGACGCCATGATGATGAAGGCGATCGCCAAGCGCCCCGAGCAGCGCTTCGCGACTGCTCTGAGCTGGCGGAACGCTTTGCTTGTCCTGCACGACACCTTGAAGGACAGGCTCGATCCTGACCATACCGTGATCGCTGCGAAGCTGCCGCGCAAGGCGCTCGAACCCCTGCCGGTAGCCGCGTCCGGCCTGTCAGGCAGCTTTCTCGCTACATTAGAGGAGCGGCTTGCCAGCCACGTTGGGCCGATCGCCTCGCTGCTGGTGCGGCGCGCCGCATCGCAGGCGACCGATTCACGAGCGCTCGCCGCGCAGTTGGCCCGACATCTGCCCGACGAAGCGGCTCGCCGCGAATGGGGCACCATGCTCAAGCAGCATCTGCTGGAGTCAGGGCAAGGCTCTTCGTTTCAAGTTGTGAGCGAGACACTGGCCTTCGAAAGCGCGCACGCAGCGACCGCGACGCTCGATCCCGCTCATATCGAAGCCGCCACGCGACAACTGGCGGTGCACGTGGGCCCCATTGCGCGGATTGTCGCAGGACGCGCAGCACGGGGCGCGGACGCAGCCACCTTCCATGCGCGTCTCGCCGATGCGCTGCCGTCGTCAGTGGATAGAGAGGCTTTCCTGCGTGCACTTGGCGAGTCGGCCACGTGA
- a CDS encoding oxidoreductase, with protein MLGKNAVWLITGCSKGLGRALARQALESGYRVVVSARDVSAVEDIVKEHPAVALAVQLDVTKPDEAKAAVRAAERRFGAVDVLVNNAGYGYLGAIEEGEDADVRAMFETNVFGTWNMIKAVLPGMRERGRGHVVNISSVGGLTTFPGVGFYHMAKFAVEGLSETLAKELAPFGLGVTVVEPGAFRTDFRGGSMKQSNVRLAAYADTVGKARDGVTAAHGKQQGDPVLGGKAIIAALEADKPPLHLVLGGDALDLIRSKLDDLGRELDTWEELTRSTSFR; from the coding sequence ATGCTCGGAAAGAACGCGGTCTGGCTGATTACTGGATGCTCGAAGGGTTTGGGCCGTGCACTTGCGCGACAGGCTTTGGAGTCGGGCTATCGGGTCGTCGTGAGTGCACGGGATGTGTCCGCTGTCGAAGACATCGTCAAGGAGCATCCGGCCGTCGCGCTGGCTGTCCAGCTCGACGTCACGAAACCCGACGAGGCGAAAGCCGCCGTCCGTGCCGCTGAGCGCCGGTTTGGCGCGGTGGACGTGCTGGTCAACAATGCCGGGTATGGATACCTCGGCGCGATCGAGGAAGGCGAGGATGCCGACGTTCGGGCGATGTTCGAGACGAACGTGTTCGGCACCTGGAACATGATAAAGGCCGTCCTGCCAGGTATGCGCGAGCGTGGCCGTGGACATGTTGTCAACATCAGTTCGGTAGGTGGACTGACAACCTTCCCGGGCGTCGGGTTTTACCACATGGCAAAGTTCGCAGTGGAGGGGCTGTCAGAGACACTGGCCAAAGAGCTCGCTCCCTTTGGCCTGGGGGTGACCGTCGTTGAGCCAGGTGCTTTTCGCACCGATTTCCGCGGCGGCTCGATGAAGCAATCGAACGTGCGTCTTGCGGCCTATGCGGACACCGTCGGCAAGGCGCGGGACGGCGTGACGGCTGCGCACGGCAAGCAGCAGGGCGATCCCGTGCTCGGCGGCAAGGCGATCATAGCCGCGCTCGAAGCAGATAAGCCGCCATTGCATCTGGTGCTCGGTGGCGACGCGCTCGATCTGATTCGCAGCAAGCTCGACGACCTGGGTCGCGAGCTTGATACATGGGAAGAACTGACGAGAAGCACGAGCTTCAGGTAA
- a CDS encoding phosphate/phosphite/phosphonate ABC transporter substrate-binding protein, which translates to MNRVAALPMYNVTPALAAVWRALLADVLKAVDPHAALIDPGEDLHALWRRPDLLISQTCGYPLVSGLQRHVQLIATPQFDAPGCAGANYSSVLITRANAPFDSLDACRGTRAAYNQDDSNSGMNVFRHAVAPLAKDGRFFSEVIRTGSHLGSLRAVVENRADVAAIDCVTFAFMCDELPDLAQQVRVPGWTAASPGLPLIAANDVPQSTVESMRAALDDALASQPMRAKRLRLKGFSHLSLSDYARINQMENEARALGYPHLA; encoded by the coding sequence ATGAACCGCGTCGCCGCCCTTCCGATGTACAACGTCACGCCCGCGCTCGCCGCCGTGTGGCGCGCGTTGCTTGCTGACGTCTTAAAGGCAGTGGACCCGCATGCCGCCCTGATCGATCCGGGTGAAGACCTGCATGCGCTGTGGCGCCGCCCCGACCTCCTGATATCGCAGACCTGCGGTTATCCGCTTGTCAGCGGTTTGCAGCGTCACGTTCAATTGATTGCGACGCCGCAATTCGACGCACCAGGCTGTGCGGGCGCGAACTATTCGAGCGTGCTGATCACCCGAGCGAACGCACCGTTCGACTCTCTGGACGCATGCCGCGGCACACGCGCTGCCTATAACCAGGACGATTCGAATAGTGGCATGAATGTATTCCGACATGCGGTGGCGCCGCTTGCAAAGGATGGGCGATTCTTTAGCGAAGTCATCCGCACCGGTTCGCACCTCGGCTCGCTGCGAGCGGTGGTGGAGAACCGCGCGGATGTCGCCGCAATCGACTGTGTCACGTTTGCGTTCATGTGCGACGAGTTGCCCGACCTCGCGCAGCAGGTGCGAGTGCCGGGCTGGACAGCCGCATCGCCGGGCTTGCCGCTGATTGCCGCGAACGATGTGCCGCAGAGCACCGTCGAATCGATGCGCGCGGCGCTCGACGACGCCCTCGCTTCACAACCCATGCGTGCGAAGCGACTGCGTCTCAAGGGATTTTCACACCTGTCGCTGAGCGACTATGCGCGCATCAACCAGATGGAAAACGAGGCGCGGGCCCTGGGGTATCCGCACCTTGCCTGA